In Leguminivora glycinivorella isolate SPB_JAAS2020 chromosome 17, LegGlyc_1.1, whole genome shotgun sequence, the DNA window CTTGATATGGACTTGCACTttaaaaaatgagtttttttaataaatacccCAAGTTCCAAACATATTAGTTACACTTGATAGCAGGTCAAAAgattaatagaaaaaaaaaaagataataaaatagGCAATTCAATACTTGATATGGACTTGCACTttaaaaaatgagtttttttaataaatacccCAAGTTCCAAACATATTAGTTACACTTGATAGCATCGCGCACGTATGTTGTCGTTAATGAGCGGGTCATTTTAGAATTAAGGTTATCGCCGGATATCGTGTGTACATAATACAAGTCGAACTTTGTATTCGGACTTAAGGTATGGTAGAGAAACCGGTATTAGGTACGTTGACATGTTACGAGCGATACAATTGGGTAAATATTTTGTGAAATGTTTCTAAGGCCGAAGAAAGAGTTTAGAATAGTTTGGTTGAGTTTCTCTAGCCTACTATCGAAgcctttttgttttttgttgagGTCCCAATATTTTCAAGATGATAAGCTCTTACTTACATCGAGGTAAAATACAGGTAAAATACGAGGTAAAATAGAAGATAATGTTTGACTAAAGCTCATAGTCTTAAGCAGTCGATTAGCTAAAACTTTTTTGATTGTTGTTATTGTGACCCTTGTTACCTTATTAATATTGTATGGGCAACTATAGATTTCTTATAACGAATGACATGGTGTATTTGAAGCGAGCAAAGAAAATTAAGCATAATAATTGCCGGTAAAATTAAATGATAATTGATCCAAATAAGAAAATACAAATGATAGATAAAGGAGGGTCAAGAGAGGATAAGTTATAGCGCGTGTGAGTTAAATAGGACTGATACTTAACAGACTGTAAACAAAACTTGGAACACAAACTTAAATTacctatacagcgtgtgtattccatacaggcgaatatcttaataacgattagtatcggacctaaggagcctaactacatggtttttttttaatagatgagatattttttttcatacataataattcagcacgcaatgtactaagtccacatcaattagcgtacctacctaaacgtcattacgacatgacgtttatgtcatctcaaattaagttggacggcgtacattgctgcttgatcagattaaaaaaaataattactcttaattaatagcactttttaacaaaatgattatcctatacgattcgtatgatcagatactataactggatacattattcgcccgtatggaatctaCACGCTGTATAGGCCAATAATATAAAGGGTGCTAAGTAGGggatgcaaaaaccggttaactttaaaaaccggttaataaccgagcctataccttcaaaaccggttaaccggtttttaaccgattttgcggatttttagtaaattaccgtactacgcaataatattaccattaccttcaagaattctgttgtttatgatatcgtaacaggtattacttgcacgatgaagatcatttttatccagttttttggaaattttgtaaaatacaGAAGTTGCCATAAAGGACTTGATAGCGTATGTGGCGCTTAAAACTGTCGTGACTTTACTGTGATAATCACTTTAAGAACTAAATATTTGTCAGTTGTGCGttttctaagcatgtcgcgGAAGTCCCAGAGCAGAGGCACTAGTAATACAAGGAATTaacgtaagaaaaccaagatcttcttttccctttattttaaaaatataatttgaaatatacagtagagtccggttatcACGACGCCCAAGGGACcactgatattacgtcgtacaaaacgaatttcatttcggtttaaagatatggggttaccctcatctggcagaataattttagtccgaaacacacttcgcataacatgtttcgcagaaacactttcagtagaatggtaattttgcagaaaacttagttggcatgaTTACTACTAcgcataagacacatttggcagaatattgttttacagaacattactttggtcgactttgatttagcataattgtatgtacctaccataataatcttatggCATAATAtaacattagcagaattattacgcgctatcaaaaaagaaaaactgccccagagtcaccgttaggtacgacgacgagcgaagcgaggaggagtgttaataggtatcttgcatccccaacacatccaactcactatcaaatagcaaattgcaactttatgccgcataaatattatgcacaaatattatctgcaaaagtatttttcgactagaagactattatgctcatcaagattatgacaacagacgattcggtattacaaaaatctgcgaaatgatttatgccaaagcatattctgcgtaaggtgtttctgccaagaactattatatgaatcaaatatatgcgtaaaaagtttctgccagatctACCAAAGATATGTCATGTTTTAGTATGCGTACTTGACTTGCTCATCACCGGCAAATTACTGTCGtaattcgtaataataaatagtcgcATTCGTTGAACCTCGATTTAGGTAATTAATATGACAATagataatcgatggaatcaggcgttactttgcggaaatccatgttaatcgtaaactagaatattatagttatttttatttttgcggtgggagggtgggaaaattaattgcatgtaaaaaatacgcaagtaattataacaggttggcactgattgacttgcacgttatctattcgcggattagcaaaggaaagttctagtttacgatgacaatagatttttttattaagtaaaactacgttatacgcaatcgaaaaataaaaagtgggttctatttagcttataagattagacccgaggcgaaccaattgttaaaattattaaaaccaatgGTCCAAAAAGTCACATGGCTACAATCTCATCCTGCTACCTGTAGGCAAGACAAGGGGCCATGCTTGGGGCGGAAATAGCTTTGTTTTAGTAAACACATATTTTGCGttgcagtttcctcgctatagtgaggggaaaagttttgtgttacactcgggtgcaaatgtattttacttctcgtgtattaaaaaactcgcaagttccggattctattctcgaaccactcgcttcgctcgtggttcaactatagaatcctttcacttgctcgtttttcaatttcacactcggcattaaaatacaactttgcccccttgtataacaaataactattctcaaacatggtatgaaatattgatgttatgtgccttataataggcagcgaagtatgacgtaaaacgtagtgattatattctctttggtatgacgttgcaggtgcggctaggacgattgatagataatggaatttcatacaaaccttgcaggccaaggccggcaaagtcctctttttaggctccccacagacagtcttaaaaattcataatcttaaaaaaaacttgtatgcaatctgacagttcagatctgtcagtgtcttgtcagtgtcagtttgaactgtcagattgcatacaagttttttttaagattatgaatttttaagactgtctgtggggagccttagggtttttaatttccaaacacagataattgtgacataacatccaggtatttagccaattaaaaaaaaaaactataaggggctttatagacgtgccgactgcaactggtacgggccctagacaatatttgattttgggtgcgttttcatacaaaaaaaaaattttcgttttttttttaattgttttttaatctttttgtttttttataagcgtatacggggtatcaaaggggaacgaaaattaattcgattatttttgcgctacgacgcaccgtttaggagatacagccatccaaagttactattttcagtagactttatttatttcataccatgtttgagaaaagcactatacatacctcggcgggaaatggggttgcccggtgtctttgtcccggcctctgttaTTCCAGTATAATTCAGAGTTTATTTTCTGTTCTGTTGTGGGCGATAACCTCAAAATCGGGATTTCTGTCAAGGACGGCTTTCATTTTAGTTTGCAAACGCTTACCTATTTCTCCTGGTATACTGTCcagattatttattatattttttattttactaaaagTCTATTCGACAGTATTTGACGACTGTAAATTCTCTATTAcaaccatagatttagaattattaaactagattgtggaatcacattttttgccatactaaattgaaccttatcacagagacagaaaggtgatcgtatcagactagcgaaaacggtccacatgagagggcattgattgggctggtgtccctctcgcacgtgtgaccagtgttaatgaggttaccatagtagtagtatttttatctgtatattacctgactttataacgtcttatattattttagtgttatattcaaactagggtttcgatatatttcaaagagttggaaaataattataatgtaattactttgatgccaataaatcaaagatttgtataattaaaaaatacgttcaaatgggtattagtagatttggtagtaactttgaaaattgactggtatccccaatgtatgacagtgatgacgtcactgaataatgttgacattgtcagtaagtgcgagagggacaccagcccaaacaatgacctctcatgtggacacactttttgacctatctactcattctggtttaactgtaattctgtgatTACAACCAAAATTTTGCTGCCGTTTAGGTAAGGTACGTACGTAATTTAGGTACGGCAAATACGACTGTAATTTGACAACTATCAatgtcaaaatatatatattaagaaAAAGTGAATCCACGGGGGTTTTATATCTAGAGAACTAGAAGAACTAGTTTAATAAATCTACACTTTaacaaacttttgtatttattgactaggaatcaaattatatgtcaagtaagaaattaattaaacgattaattatttgattaattttggagacatgtccacattattgcgagcaatgacgcaaatttttccgatctctgaacataacataagtaacattcgcgatgaccacccgtgagggccccgccactaaggttaaagtttttctgtcattttatcggtatccttgccactcaatagctttttatttcaagtccggctcccggttacctgttacctgccactttacgtgcggtcggctcccggATTTCGCCACCTTATGATAATGGACTGTCGTCCTAAAAGGCCTCAGTCTAgttctactttgacagattttcCTCCTTACCTTTATTCTCCCTGCTCATGGTGATAAAGaactgtctttttttttttttttttttaaatctttatttaagaGCTTGTCACCGAAGTGAACATGTCGCTCCGTAAAAATCAACATACAGTTTTATTGTCTTACAATTGACTTATTCTATTACAAATAGCCTTTCTCACAAGTTGCAATAGCGCAATGGCGGAATCCGATAGCGGAGAAGCCAGAACGCTATTGCAGCCCCCAACATCAAACATAGTATAAGTAGAATGGCCCGAATAAGCCAGTTGAATCCGAGCAGCTTCGTTTCGGACACATTCCATTGTAACATGTTCGTCACAATTAGGGAAGAAACTTTCTTCATCAAATAGCCAAATTGATTTAATGGGATATGTCCAGTACGTAGTCTCATCATCAATACAATGTCACGTCTACTGAGAGAACAATCTATCCACGGTGTTATTAGAGGATGAGGTTGGATCGTCTTGTACCAAATACCTTTTTCTGTGGATCTCTTATCAAAGTATTCTTTCCATAGAATGTAGGTTCTCTGTTTAGCTAAAATGATGCAATCCGTATAAAAAGGTAAGATATTACATTCTACTCCATCTTGACAAGCCAGCCTTGCCATAGAATCCACTATTTCATTACCGGCTATACCCACATGCGATGGAATCcattgcaatattatggtctTACCCTTCGCTTGTAACTTATCAATGagattcaaaatggaatagGCAATTGGGAGACAACGAATATTCTTGGTACACCGAGCAATATGTTGAAGAGCACTTTTAGAATCTGATAAAATGACTATGTCAGTACAATCTAGGGCTTGGATGTAGGATAATGCCTCAGCAATGGCAACCAACTCAGCGTGCATTATAGACATGTCGTATGGAATATGTAACTTAAGCGATACTTTCGATTGAGGGTCATAAAACGCAGCACCTAAAGAGTTCCTTTCCTTAGAGCCATCGgtatatatacaataaaatccGGAGAAATTTGTACGTAAATAAGCGTTAACAGTAGTTCTTAAATTAGTTCGGTCATATTCTCGCTTAGATTTGGTAACTGAAGTAATACTGAACTTAATTGACTTtgaaatatctatataatttacCCATTGTTCCAAAGAGAACATTTCCAATAATTGGCTCGAATATATAGTAATTGAGTTATACAAATTATGGATGGTCAGAAGAAGTGGCTTTTTATTTCGCAAAATGTCTCGGtcttttaagtaattatttaatgcaTCTAGGAGTTTGATAGTTGTGTTGTTTTCAAAAGATCTAGATTTTAACCAAAACTTGGACGCCAAATAAAAGCGACGAATATGCAAAGGCTGTACAGCCAGTTCACATTCCATTGCGTGTATAGGAGTAGACTTAATAAATCCACCAATAGTCCGCAAACACTGGTTTTGAATCTTATCGAGTTTGTACAAATTAGAATCGCAACTGTCATCATACAGGAAAGACGCGTAATCTATGCGGCTACGAATTATGGCGAAGTATAGCCTCCTAAGATGTTTTGGATGAACACCCCATCCCGGTCCAACTAAAACTTTCaaaatattggaatatttctgAATTTTTTGAACCAATTCATTAATATGTTTTTCCCACCTAAGAGATCGATCCAAccacattcctaaatatttgACATACTTGACTAATTCTAATTCCTTTGTTCATGCAATTCGAAGCGCAATGGCGTTCCGCGCGCCATCTAGCGAGGCTAGTTGTAACTACGACGTATCGAGCGACATCATTGGTCGTGATTCAGTATTGGCTAATATAGCAGTGAGTGCTGCCTCTCGCGGCGAGAGTTGAAGTTTGGAGTTGACCTGTGAGCTTGTAAGAACAAGCACGGTAAAAATGCGTTGAGAACGATTTGTATAAGTTTGCTGTTTTTGTATCGCGACGCGCGTTAAAATAGTGTCTAAGGTGTAACtcgttgcattaaaataagtgtTAGTTGAGCCCAGTGGTTTGATTCAACGCCCAGATACCATCCCCTGGCCGAGGTAGCTTCGGGGACGGCGCCGGTCCTCGCTCTGGACCTTAAAAGAGCGTGGTGGTCCAGCCTAGGTGTGAGGGGCCGGAGACGACGCGTCGACGGCTACGAGCACCATTTCTTCGGTGTACCAGACCGGCGGGTCCAGGACCTGGCCGTGTAGCGTACATTTTGGTGGCCCATGAGGGGAACGAGCGATATCAGCACGATATTGGAAGATAACCCCCGAATTGGGACAAGATTCAGGACCGAAGCGGTCTACAATCAGCAGAATCGAGGATTCGCGTCATTCCAGCATTTAGTGTTAAATTCCGTGCGTTGGACGCTAAATAACGAAGTGAAAATCAAAACCGCATGGGTTTTTAGGTTATTAGTGTTGTGCCAATTTCATTGAACAGATTACCGGTTAAGTTGCCAAGTTGGTAACATTGAGTGACTAACTTCACATCGAACAACTGTCAGCTGTCAGAATCGGCCATAGTGTATAGACTCTAAGTTACGTCAAACTTCAAGTTGTTGACATATTAAACGTCAAATTCATTTACTTGCCGGATCGATATTGTTAATCgctattataatatagaaaacaAGTGTTACAATTTAGAGTTAACTTTACTGTGAGATATTTGTGTTCATAGCAAACATGTCGCTAAAAGCCGCAAAGGTTCAATTAAAGACCCGTTATttaatgttaacggattatGCTGGCACAATTGTGGTACGACCAGGCACGATCGCCGCGACCGTAGCAAGGAGGCATTTCCGAGAAGCCTACAAAACGTATGTTTCGGCATACGAGTCATTGGTGGCGAGTGATTCGGAACTTGCAGAGGAGGAAAGACTACTGTACCAGCAGCAATTTAGCGAGGTAAATCGACTCCTCATTCAATTGGATGAGGCATCAGAGGAAGAGGAGTCCGGGAGGCCCTCAACCTCAAAACATCAAGGTAAGGTCAAACTTCCGTTAGTTCAATTGCCTACATTTTCAGGCTGCCTAGCTGAATGGCTGTCATTCTATGACTTATTTATGTCCCTTGTTGATGCGGGACCGCTTTCCGACGCGGAAAAACACTATTATTTAAGGACGTCGTTAAATAGTGAGGCACTATCGATTGTTCAACATTTGCCTATGGATGGCGACAACTATACAGTTGCCCTGGACCTCCTAAAGCAAAGGTATCACAACAGCAGGCAGCTGGTAGACACCTTTATAGGACAGATCCTAAACCTGCCCAACGTGGGAGGCCCCAGTGTCAATTTAAGAACCCAGTTTTATGATCCTCTCAGAGAGGCCATCCAGGCGCTTAGGAAACTGAAGCAACCTGTCGATGAATGGTCGTATTTATTACTGCATTTAATTTTACAGAAGTTGCCCCTGCGCGTAAAGACACTCTTTGAGGAGCGGCACGGGACAGATCCGCAAGTGCTACCGACCCTTACCCAGCTAGTGTCGCTACTAGATGAACAATGCCGGGTGCAGCAGGCGATCTCCCCTGCAGCAGTGGAACGAACTCCTGCGGCACGCCGGTCACCCACTGCTAGAGGTCGAGGCGGCGCAGCGCCGGCTCACCACCTGGCAGCCCCCCGGGTCCTGGCAGCACAACCGGAACCCAATGATCAGGTGAATCGTTCATTTGCAACTTGCTCTTATTGCTCGAGCAGTGCTCACACCCTGTACAAATGCCCCGCTTTCCTGGGACTGCCACCCTCGAAGCGCAGAACCTGGGCTAGAGATACAGGGGCCTGCTTCAAATGTCTCCGCGCTCATTATGCTAGAGAATGTATGTCGCGCAATTGGTGCGCGGCATGCCAATCATCAGTGCATAATTCGTTGTTATGCTCGGCTGTGGCAGGCATGTCGGTTGAGGAACCAGCAGCTGCAAAGGCTGTGCATCGAGTGCAAGATCAGCCACCGGCTCAGTCAGCCTCGTGGAGGCGATCACCACCGCAGCGGCGGTCACCACCTCGACCGGCCCCGCCACAGGAGAGAGGGCCGCAGCAGGCCCACTCATCACAATCATGCTCACCACTACCGTGGGGTGTGGAGGAAGCTAGGACTCCCTCCCTATCAAACCAGACACCTCTTTTGGTGGCTGCTGGTCACGTTCCACGCCTGCCGGTTGGAGCGAGGGCCCGCCAGGCGCAGGAGACCTTCCACTCCTTGCGCTTTGGCACTCGACGCAGCCCTGAGCCCCGGCAATGAAATGATCTCACTGTTGGTGAACCAGAGGCACGGTGGATGACGCCATCCATCCGTGTCAGTCCTACAGCCATTGTTCTTGTTAGATCAGGTAATGGTACTTACGTTAAGGCTAGATCTTTGCTGGATACCGGCGCGGCTTGCTCCATAGTAAAGAAATCATTTGCAGATGAAGTAGGTTTGCACCAACAGTTTAATGGTACTAATATATTTGGAATCGGTGATCAAAAGGTCAATGTCCCCGGGACAATAGCAAAGGTAGTATTCAGGCCGGTAGGAAAAATAGTTCCGATAATTAGCGTTATCGCTACAGTTATGTATACAGTTACTGGGAATATTCCATATGTAAATGCATACCTCAAGGGTCACTTAGATGCGACGCGGCTCAAGTTGGCAGACCCAAAGTTTGATGTATCTCAAGATGTAGATATCATTTTTGGACTGGATATACTCAATTACATATATACAGGCTCAAAGATTCTCACTAACATTCCAGGTGTGGAGGCCTATGGAACGTGCTTTGGCCATGTACTGATGGGTGCTTTGTGGAAGCATCCCGCTGACATCTCAACGAAGCAGCTGAGAGGGACGTCCGTAGAGGACTATGGAGTCCATGCGACACGCCTCGAGGAGGTACTTGAGAAGTTCTGGAAGGTCGAGCAGCCTCCAGAGGATCCGGTGGAGCATCCGGAGCATGTCGAATGTGAAAGGTTGTATACCTCCAATACTACACGTATGCCTGACGGCAAATACATGGTACGGCTGCCCTTATTGACAGACAGACCCGCACTCGGTGAGTCGAGGGCCATTGCCGCACGCAGGTTTTATTCATTAGAGGCGAAGCTAGCCAAGAATCCAGTCTTTGCTGAGAAATACAGGGATTTCATGCGAGAATATGAGTCATTAGGACATATGTCGAAATCAAACTATCAATTTGATTCAGAACACTTTATAATTCCACATCATGGTATTTTTAAGAGGGATTCTGATAAGCTCAGAGTGGTATTCAATGGGGCATCTCAAAGTAGCAATGGAATATCTGTAAATCAGTGTCTTCACTCAGGAAAGCCGCTCCAGAATGATATTACCAAGATATTGTTGAATTTCAGACGACACCAGTTTGTCTTCACGGCCGACATCCGCATGATGTTCAGGCAGACGTGGATACACCCCGACGATAGGCGCTATCAGCTGATCCTGTGGCGTGAGGATCCGTCGCAGGACCTACAGGTATATGAGTTAAATACTAATACCTACGGGCTACGGTCAAGCCCCTTTGTCGCAATAAGGACGCTAATACAATTAGCCAATGATTGGCAAGCTCAGCATCCAGGCTCCC includes these proteins:
- the LOC125235177 gene encoding uncharacterized protein LOC125235177 isoform X1, whose protein sequence is MTPSIRVSPTAIVLVRSGVEAYGTCFGHVLMGALWKHPADISTKQLRGTSVEDYGVHATRLEEVLEKFWKVEQPPEDPVEHPEHVECERLYTSNTTRMPDGKYMVRLPLLTDRPALGESRAIAARRFYSLEAKLAKNPVFAEKYRDFMREYESLGHMSKSNYQFDSEHFIIPHHGIFKRDSDKLRVVFNGASQSSNGISVNQCLHSGKPLQNDITKILLNFRRHQFVFTADIRMMFRQTWIHPDDRRYQLILWREDPSQDLQVYELNTNTYGLRSSPFVAIRTLIQLANDWQAQHPGSPAADVVRRQVYVDDVLAGAESIAEAQQLKSELTDLMSSAGYELRKWSSNCRELLQDLPQEYCEIPHQFDAEDKSLIKVLGIQWNPINDTMSYQINVPLGQAITKRSVLSTIARLYDPCGYCAPIVYRFKLFMQSLFSDGMTWDEPLTEVQESQWNEMVQDLNHLSHLQISRCVALPGSVSYSLHGFGDASEMGYGACVYLRTADAAGNVMVPRQCI
- the LOC125235177 gene encoding uncharacterized protein LOC125235177 isoform X3, encoding MNNAGCSRRSPLQQWNELLRHAGHPLLEVEAAQRRLTTWQPPGSWQHNRNPMIRCGGLWNVLWPCTDGCFVEASR
- the LOC125235575 gene encoding uncharacterized protein LOC125235575 translates to MSLKAAKVQLKTRYLMLTDYAGTIVVRPGTIAATVARRHFREAYKTYVSAYESLVASDSELAEEERLLYQQQFSEVNRLLIQLDEASEEEESGRPSTSKHQEVAPARKDTL
- the LOC125235177 gene encoding uncharacterized protein LOC125235177 isoform X2 is translated as MTPSIRVSPTAIVLVRSGVEAYGTCFGHVLMGALWKHPADISTKQLRGTSVEDYGVHATRLEEVLEKFWKVEQPPEDPVEHPEHVECERLYTSNTTRMPDGKYMVRLPLLTDRPALGESRAIAARRFYSLEAKLAKNPVFAEKYRDFMREYESLGHMSKSNYQFDSEHFIIPHHGIFKRDSDKLRVVFNGASQSSNGISVNQCLHSGKPLQNDITKILLNFRRHQFVFTADIRMMFRQTWIHPDDRRYQLILWREDPSQDLQVPRQCI